AACGCCGGCATCTGTCCACTCGTTAGAGGCAGTCCATTTTCCATCTATGGTGGGTGTTACTATTGCCGAGTAGTTGGTACATCCGTATCCTGTAGCGATAGCACTTACGATTGCTGGTAGTGACAGGCTAAAAAGCGCAACTATAAGTAGAGTGCCCAATACAACTTTTTTCATGTTTAATCTATTCTCCTCTAAAGTTTTTTTAACTGTATTCAAGCTTTAACCTTAAATAATTTGCCATGCCCCTTATGTTGGCAACTTAGCTTCTACAAGACGGGATGCAGTTAATTCGCCCAGTACCGCCAAGTCTTCAGTTGGCAAATAGCAACTTGCTGATTCATCAAAAAGTACACTTGCTTCCGCTGGAAACACGCTTTCCTCCCATAGAATAATAACCAGCGGCACATGCGGCAAACTGAACAATTCTACTGCAGAATCGCCATAAGTTCTCTTAACTCCGCCAAGCAGTCTCGCGGATTCAACGAGCTTCTCTGGGGTTTTGCCAAATTCGTAAGCAATCGGTTGAAC
The nucleotide sequence above comes from Candidatus Bathyarchaeota archaeon. Encoded proteins:
- a CDS encoding DUF3786 domain-containing protein, producing the protein MRLNLGENVINGLRSLVGENQFEFLGYRVDLCSGDIRDSLKKAEPAKTVLGVIETVLCHYSSAKKVERVGQLTRFASLPGGQAYEKAFLTRAVQPIAYEFGKTPEKLVESARLLGGVKRTYGDSAVELFSLPHVPLVIILWEESVFPAEASVLFDESASCYLPTEDLAVLGELTASRLVEAKLPT